One region of uncultured Sulfurimonas sp. genomic DNA includes:
- a CDS encoding cytochrome b/b6 domain-containing protein → MNKRKNQVFVWPIYTRIIHWSMATSFALAFIFSLKENLLNLHVAVGIIFGLMLVYRIIWGFVGPRYATFNTFQLSLPKLKFYFVEKVQNRWRQIPAGHNPASSWFTLIVLSLGSIISITGLLLYGIQEGKGYLGFLNDHYYMYMDLLFDIHMYLSYTLLVWVIIHISGVLVEQFYHKTGMFFAMITGYKRTKGIDSNPAKYKSSLSYIFLIVSAMVFFVSVDGRNNPFVVSKYDQINYEKESPVYAHKCGTCHKPYPPFMLPTSSWERIQEGLKNHFGEKISPTMKKNDNRISLNEQKNIFEYLKKNSADKNTREISVKVMKSLDGARGRKSITKIQYWKDVHADIPFHVFKSKEVKRKANCFACHKNFDKGMLEDIDIKIPR, encoded by the coding sequence TTGAACAAGAGAAAAAACCAAGTTTTTGTTTGGCCTATCTACACTAGAATTATACATTGGTCTATGGCTACTTCTTTTGCCTTAGCTTTTATCTTCTCATTAAAAGAAAACTTACTAAATCTTCATGTTGCTGTTGGTATTATATTTGGGCTCATGCTTGTATATAGAATTATTTGGGGGTTTGTAGGTCCTAGATATGCAACATTTAATACTTTTCAATTATCACTTCCAAAACTAAAATTTTATTTTGTAGAAAAAGTACAAAACAGATGGAGACAGATACCAGCTGGTCACAATCCTGCATCTAGTTGGTTTACATTAATCGTTCTTAGTTTAGGCTCTATCATATCAATAACAGGACTTTTACTCTATGGCATACAAGAGGGTAAAGGTTATCTCGGATTTTTAAATGATCATTACTATATGTATATGGATTTACTTTTCGATATTCATATGTATCTTTCTTACACTCTTCTTGTATGGGTTATCATACATATATCTGGTGTTTTAGTAGAACAGTTTTACCATAAAACTGGAATGTTCTTTGCCATGATAACGGGATACAAAAGAACTAAAGGTATTGACTCTAATCCTGCTAAATACAAAAGTAGCCTCTCTTATATCTTTTTAATCGTATCAGCAATGGTTTTTTTCGTTTCAGTTGATGGAAGAAATAACCCTTTTGTAGTTAGTAAATATGATCAAATAAACTATGAGAAAGAAAGTCCCGTATATGCTCATAAATGTGGAACATGTCATAAGCCTTACCCTCCATTTATGCTACCAACTTCGTCATGGGAAAGAATCCAAGAAGGTTTAAAAAATCACTTCGGTGAAAAAATATCTCCTACAATGAAGAAAAATGACAATCGTATATCTTTAAATGAACAAAAAAATATTTTTGAATATCTCAAAAAAAATAGTGCCGATAAAAACACAAGAGAAATTTCTGTTAAAGTTATGAAATCTTTAGATGGAGCTCGTGGTAGAAAATCTATCACAAAAATACAATACTGGAAAGATGTTCACGCTGACATACCTTTTCATGTCTTTAAATCTAAAGAAGTAAAGAGAAAAGCTAACTGCTTTGCATGTCACAAAAATTTCGATAAAGGGATGCTTGAAGACATAGATATCAAAATTCCCAGATAA
- a CDS encoding DUF3373 family protein yields MKKIIALSTVAFLSTTMYANADMQAQIDELTSKVQKLEKKQKKNTQKIGSVNALAAKDNLKFDVDFRTSYDNLQYETANGNKYSNDALYSNRLWLGMGYAPTSTMVFKGQLAYHKAFGASANSTTSGFPQRGYGFDSFDWVSSETLNDDKLRVREAYWLWMPTVGEFPLTFSVGRRPSTNGYLTNLREDDAQAKSPLGHVINMEFDGASASIGFDKYVSGMNFKLCLGRGLTNAKSWANSADTATSANGMGATSPNYIEENGALDTIDMLGFIFVPYDDGQYAIKTTAYRGFNVPGLTFNQWVNPLTPQQAPQMALNTVGQMDGGAISLKIDGIGNEINDFLDSTTFFISYAMSQTHPDEKGNTHITNPLTGTTAKFASMLGSTDDETGSSIYMGLVMPNLTGGKFGLEYNQGSKYWRPFTYGEDTMAGSKLATRGTAYEAYWSQPIIDDVFSMQVRYTRMNYEYTGSDGFFGDGGAPMTMSEAKAAGMDPVETAQDIRVYFRYRY; encoded by the coding sequence ATGAAAAAAATCATCGCGCTTTCAACAGTTGCTTTTTTAAGTACAACAATGTATGCAAATGCAGATATGCAAGCTCAAATAGACGAACTTACTAGCAAAGTTCAAAAATTAGAGAAAAAACAGAAGAAAAACACACAAAAGATAGGTAGTGTAAATGCTTTAGCTGCTAAAGACAATTTGAAATTTGATGTTGACTTTAGAACTTCTTATGATAACTTACAATATGAAACTGCAAACGGAAACAAATATAGCAATGACGCTCTTTATTCAAACCGCTTATGGCTAGGTATGGGTTATGCCCCTACTAGCACTATGGTTTTTAAAGGTCAACTAGCTTATCACAAAGCATTTGGTGCATCTGCTAATAGTACTACATCTGGTTTTCCTCAAAGAGGTTATGGTTTTGACTCATTTGACTGGGTTTCAAGTGAAACTTTAAATGATGATAAACTAAGAGTAAGAGAAGCTTACTGGTTATGGATGCCAACAGTTGGCGAATTTCCTTTAACATTTAGTGTTGGTCGTCGTCCATCTACTAATGGTTACTTAACTAACCTAAGAGAAGATGATGCTCAAGCAAAATCTCCACTAGGTCACGTTATAAATATGGAATTTGATGGAGCAAGTGCTAGTATTGGATTTGACAAGTATGTATCTGGTATGAATTTCAAACTATGTCTTGGACGTGGTTTAACAAATGCTAAATCTTGGGCAAATAGTGCTGATACTGCAACAAGTGCTAATGGAATGGGTGCAACTTCTCCAAACTATATAGAAGAAAATGGAGCACTAGATACTATTGATATGTTAGGTTTCATTTTTGTTCCTTATGATGATGGACAATATGCTATTAAAACTACTGCTTATCGCGGATTTAATGTTCCAGGTTTGACTTTTAATCAATGGGTTAATCCTCTTACACCACAACAAGCTCCTCAAATGGCACTAAATACTGTCGGTCAAATGGACGGTGGAGCTATCTCTCTTAAAATTGATGGTATAGGTAATGAAATTAATGATTTTTTAGATAGCACTACATTCTTTATCTCTTATGCAATGTCTCAAACTCATCCAGATGAAAAAGGAAATACACATATTACAAATCCATTGACAGGTACAACTGCAAAATTTGCTTCAATGCTTGGTAGTACAGATGATGAAACTGGTTCATCTATCTATATGGGACTTGTTATGCCAAACTTAACTGGCGGTAAATTTGGTTTAGAATATAATCAAGGAAGTAAATATTGGAGACCTTTTACATATGGTGAAGATACTATGGCTGGTTCTAAACTAGCTACTCGTGGTACAGCTTATGAGGCTTACTGGTCTCAACCAATTATTGACGATGTATTTTCTATGCAAGTAAGATATACAAGAATGAACTATGAATATACTGGTTCAGATGGTTTCTTTGGTGACGGTGGTGCACCAATGACAATGTCAGAGGCTAAGGCAGCAGGTATGGATCCTGTTGAAACTGCACAAGACATTCGTGTATATTTCAGATACAGATATTAA
- a CDS encoding FAD-dependent oxidoreductase produces MKKNEILEEILNEVDKHPEIMSRREALKYLSVSPMAASILAGATVGASTVSASSAKGKIVIVGGGLAGMSTAARLNNTLSNADITVIEPDPLSVSYQPGQTLVGAGLWDVSDIQYKRDDHVPSGVKLIKGSVTAFNPNNNSVTVDGSQEISYDHMIIATGLMLDYAAIKGLDGVITSSGKDNALVKQTIGKNGVHSIYFAEGASATYKGIEELIAKAKSHKGPEKLQAVFTHPNTPIKCGGAPKKIMYLTNARLEEAGVRDKVELTFYPNGGKMFGVEEYHEAILQQYKDRGFKWNYAHNLVEMDTEAKIATFNHHWTEKGAWDEDLEEYGVELKSELVKVPYDFIHITPPMKAPDVVGNSEVGSDKGWVPVTKETMRHVKFENVWCLGDVAAVPMGKTGGSVRKQYKVVVDNIVASMEGKSLPSKYGGYTVCPLITSIGTVMLAEFDWSKKPTPSFPLDPTKERWIWWLLKVYALKPMTIHGMLSGRA; encoded by the coding sequence ATGAAAAAAAACGAAATCTTAGAAGAGATTCTTAACGAAGTAGATAAGCATCCAGAGATTATGTCTCGTCGTGAAGCTTTAAAGTATTTAAGTGTATCTCCGATGGCTGCATCTATCTTAGCGGGGGCAACAGTAGGTGCTTCAACTGTTAGTGCATCAAGTGCAAAGGGGAAAATTGTAATTGTTGGTGGTGGTTTAGCTGGTATGAGTACAGCAGCAAGACTTAACAACACATTATCAAATGCAGATATCACAGTTATAGAACCAGATCCATTATCTGTTTCTTACCAACCAGGTCAAACTCTTGTAGGTGCTGGTCTTTGGGATGTAAGTGATATTCAATATAAAAGAGATGATCATGTACCAAGTGGTGTTAAACTAATCAAAGGTAGTGTTACTGCTTTTAATCCTAACAACAACTCTGTAACTGTTGATGGTTCTCAAGAAATTTCTTATGATCACATGATTATAGCTACAGGACTTATGCTTGACTATGCTGCTATCAAAGGTCTTGATGGTGTTATAACTTCATCTGGAAAAGACAATGCTTTAGTTAAACAAACTATCGGTAAAAATGGTGTTCACTCTATTTATTTTGCTGAAGGAGCAAGTGCTACTTACAAAGGTATTGAAGAGTTAATTGCAAAAGCTAAATCACATAAAGGTCCAGAGAAATTACAAGCTGTATTTACTCACCCAAATACACCTATTAAATGTGGTGGTGCACCTAAGAAAATTATGTATCTTACAAACGCTCGTCTTGAAGAAGCTGGTGTTAGAGATAAAGTTGAACTTACTTTCTATCCAAATGGTGGAAAAATGTTTGGTGTTGAAGAGTATCACGAAGCTATTTTACAACAATACAAAGACAGAGGTTTCAAGTGGAACTATGCTCATAACCTTGTAGAAATGGATACAGAAGCTAAAATAGCAACATTTAACCATCACTGGACAGAAAAAGGTGCATGGGATGAAGATTTAGAAGAGTATGGTGTTGAGCTTAAGAGTGAACTAGTTAAAGTTCCTTATGACTTTATACACATAACTCCTCCTATGAAAGCACCAGATGTTGTTGGTAATTCAGAGGTTGGTTCAGATAAAGGCTGGGTTCCTGTAACTAAAGAGACTATGAGACATGTTAAGTTTGAAAATGTATGGTGTTTAGGTGATGTTGCCGCTGTTCCAATGGGAAAAACTGGTGGATCAGTTCGTAAACAATACAAAGTAGTTGTTGACAATATAGTTGCATCTATGGAAGGTAAATCACTACCAAGTAAATACGGCGGATACACAGTTTGTCCTCTTATTACTAGTATTGGTACAGTTATGCTTGCTGAATTTGACTGGAGTAAAAAACCAACTCCATCATTCCCACTTGATCCAACTAAAGAGAGATGGATATGGTGGTTACTAAAAGTTTATGCACTTAAACCAATGACTATACACGGTATGCTTAGCGGAAGAGCTTAA
- a CDS encoding c-type cytochrome, producing MIKQISTIALATVAFIALTGCSGEKKATEVKTYKFSTTEVYEKSCSKCHGMNGEGNPAKKTPALNDRTAGEMAQDLYDIKNGGTNQSSGTEHDIMEHNMQKLVDKGFDYDINSMAEYMSKLSKK from the coding sequence ATGATAAAACAAATAAGTACAATTGCACTTGCAACAGTAGCTTTTATAGCATTAACTGGTTGTAGCGGTGAAAAAAAAGCTACTGAAGTTAAAACATACAAATTTAGCACTACTGAGGTTTATGAAAAATCATGTAGTAAATGTCACGGTATGAATGGTGAAGGTAATCCTGCAAAGAAAACACCTGCACTTAACGATAGAACAGCTGGTGAAATGGCTCAAGATTTATATGATATCAAAAACGGTGGAACTAACCAGTCTTCTGGTACAGAACACGATATCATGGAACACAATATGCAAAAACTAGTTGATAAAGGTTTCGATTATGACATTAATTCTATGGCTGAATATATGTCAAAACTTAGTAAAAAATAA